In one Xiphophorus couchianus chromosome 17, X_couchianus-1.0, whole genome shotgun sequence genomic region, the following are encoded:
- the lepb gene encoding leptin b: MRHMIISYPTLSAHFPVSYCDIRNQTQDVCGLQKTESVLQCQKKRRAPSFECGIHDNLAGSHSGLSQRGKRQEGKRLIQDQTGFVMEADYLNKICKRDVLSLSFIATGGEPEVEKQSSFFKMCIPLALLFISLMAAPECSSLPTKTDSIRNNIHNIVNIAQITLVHIDKLKNKTPLQLEVSTPPMNGLTDISLYLGHLDDELQSPFTNLLSQIQADVSSLDSRVRSLALMLDCPIQDKPSAEHRELLFPDSQHYVTLAKVQHYLENLPSNKEKLKVC; the protein is encoded by the exons ATGCGTCACATGATCATATCCTACCCTACCCTATCTGCACATTTTCCAGTAAGTTACTGTGACATAAGAAACCAAACACAGGATGTGTGTGGGCTCCAAAAAACTGAGTCAGTGCTTCAATGCCAAAAAAAACGTCGAGCTCCAAGTTTTGAGTGTGGAATTCATGATAACCTAGCAGGGTCACACTCAGGTTTGAGCCAAAGGGGGAAGAGACAGGAGGGGAAAAGACTCATCCAAGACCAGACAGGATTTGTGATGGAAGCTGACTATTTAAATAAGATCTGTAAAAGGGATGTGCTATCTCTTTCATTCATTGCCACTGGAGGGGAACCAGAAGTTGAAAAACAAAG TTCATTTTTCAAGATGTGCATCCCTCTGGCCCTGTTGTTCATCTCTCTAATGGCAGCTCCTGAGTGCTCAAGTCTTCCAACAAAGACCGACTCCATCAGAAACAACATACACAACATAGTTAACATTGCTCAGATAACTCTGGTCCACATAGACAAACTAAAGAATAAG ACGCCCCTACAGTTAGAGGTCTCCACTCCACCCATGAATGGATTAACTGATATCAGCCTCTACCTTGGACATTTAGATGACGAGCTGCAAAGCCCCTTCACAAATCTCCTGAGTCAGATTCAAGCTGACGTTTCCAGCCTGGACTCAAGGGTGCGCTCTCTTGCCTTAATGTTGGACTGCCCCATCCAGGACAAACCGAGTGCGGAGCACAGGGAGCTTTTGTTCCCTGACAGCCAGCACTATGTGACACTGGCAAAGGTGCAGCACTACCTGGAGAACCTTCCTTCAAATAAGGAGAAACTTAAGGTTTGCTGA